The Brachionichthys hirsutus isolate HB-005 chromosome 8, CSIRO-AGI_Bhir_v1, whole genome shotgun sequence genome contains a region encoding:
- the ogna gene encoding osteoglycin, paralog a, with translation MDSMKALLCTCILVPWLVAALAMKSDQNSQLVPGSLPDTGLNGYFSDHLTSRRVRKMLPLADEPDAGLISEEGNATDLPTCLLCVCLTGSVYCEEVSPDMTAVPALPKETAYLYARFNKIQKIRAKDFADIVTLKRIDLSGNLISEIEDGAFSKLTQLEKLSLAENRLVKLPMLPAQLTCFNANSNLLKTKGVKANAFKKMTTLVNLFLADNKLEAVPYVPDSVRIVHLQNNNITEVNRNTFCKANDTYYLRPSLTEVRLDGNPVVLSTYPDSFTCMRVLPVGRYR, from the exons ATGGACAGCATGAAGGCTCTCTTATGCACCTGCATACTGGTACCATGGCTCGTGGCAGCCTTGGCCATGAAATCTGACCAGAACTCACAGCTGGTACCAGGATCTCTACCAGACACTGGGCTCAACGGATACTTCAGTGACCATTTGACATCAAGAAGAGTTAGG AAAATGCTTCCCCTTGCTGATGAACCTGATGCCGGTCTAATCTCAGAGGAAGGAAACGCCACTG ACCTGCCCAcctgcctgctgtgtgtgtgtctcactgGCTCAGTGTACTGTGAAGAGGTTAGCCCAGACATGACCGCTGTTCCCGCCCTGCCGAAAGAGACGGCCTACCTGTATGCCCGCTTCAACAAGATCCAAAAGATCAGGGCAAAAGACTTTGCAGACATTG TGACTCTCAAGAGAATTGACCTGTCGGGGAACCTGATCTCGGAGATAGAAGATGGCGCATTCTCCAAACTAACCCAGTTGGAGAAACTGTCTCTGGCTGAAAACCGATTGGTGAAACTTCCAATGCTCCCTGCCCAACTGACATGCTTCAATGCAAACAGCAACCTCCTCAAAACCAAGGGAGTCAAAGCTAATGCTTTCAAG AAAATGACCACGTTGGTCAACTTGTTCCTCGCTGACAACAAGCTGGAAGCTGTCCCATACGTTCCTGACAGCGTTCGCATTGTACATCTACAG AATAACAACATCACTGAGGTCAACAGAAACACCTTCTGCAAGGCTAATGACACCTACTACCTAAGACCAAGCCTCACTGAGGTCCGTTTGGATGGCAACCCTGTGGTGCTGTCCACGTACCCTGACAGCTTCACCTGTATGAGGGTACTGCCAGTCGGAAGGTATCGCTGA